One window of Chloroflexus aggregans DSM 9485 genomic DNA carries:
- a CDS encoding ABC transporter substrate-binding protein yields MLLTIFVITTGCSNPTPTNNDTRGTPEVTDVTMRLQWLPQFQFAGYLVAEARGYYRDAGLNVTILPGGPDAVPLPLVATGANTFGSTGADTILISRAQGIEVVALATWFQVSPVAFMVHRDSGIRSPQDFVGRRVAMFYGDNVETEYRALLAATGVDPTSINEIPGDYSIAPFLERRADVWPVYATDQPYTARAAGADIELIVARDYGVELMGDVLFTTAEFARKNPNTVRAFVQATLRGWQDAITDPAAAVNIILARNPDFDRGHLEFEATETIKLLRYGIGARCVGASDQQAWAKEAELLRSLGVLKTAVDPATVLVTDAVDDYYRARGIECQR; encoded by the coding sequence ATGCTTCTCACCATCTTTGTCATCACAACCGGTTGTAGCAACCCAACTCCCACCAACAATGACACGCGCGGTACACCAGAAGTGACCGACGTTACAATGCGTTTGCAATGGTTACCGCAATTCCAATTTGCCGGTTATCTCGTCGCCGAAGCGCGCGGCTACTACCGCGACGCCGGTCTCAACGTAACTATTCTCCCCGGCGGGCCTGATGCCGTCCCGCTCCCCTTGGTTGCCACCGGCGCCAACACCTTTGGCAGCACCGGCGCCGATACTATTTTGATCAGTCGCGCCCAGGGGATCGAGGTCGTAGCGCTGGCAACGTGGTTCCAAGTTAGTCCGGTTGCATTCATGGTACATCGCGACAGCGGCATCCGCTCGCCGCAAGACTTCGTCGGCCGGCGGGTAGCGATGTTCTACGGAGATAATGTTGAAACCGAATATCGAGCGTTGCTGGCCGCCACCGGCGTCGATCCAACCAGCATCAACGAAATCCCCGGCGACTACAGCATCGCTCCCTTTCTCGAACGACGGGCCGATGTGTGGCCGGTCTATGCGACCGACCAGCCCTACACCGCTCGCGCAGCCGGCGCCGACATCGAGCTGATTGTCGCCCGCGATTACGGCGTCGAACTGATGGGGGATGTGCTCTTCACCACTGCCGAATTCGCCCGTAAGAACCCCAACACCGTGCGCGCGTTTGTCCAAGCCACGCTGCGCGGTTGGCAAGACGCGATTACCGACCCGGCAGCAGCCGTCAATATCATTTTGGCCCGTAACCCTGATTTTGATCGCGGCCATCTTGAATTTGAGGCGACGGAAACGATTAAACTGCTGCGCTACGGTATTGGCGCGCGCTGTGTCGGAGCTAGCGACCAGCAGGCATGGGCCAAAGAGGCCGAACTGCTGCGATCGCTAGGGGTGCTGAAAACGGCGGTTGATCCGGCGACGGTGTTGGTCACTGATGCGGTTGACGACTATTACCGCGCACGCGGCATTGAATGCCAGCGGTAA